A genomic segment from Lutzomyia longipalpis isolate SR_M1_2022 chromosome 3, ASM2433408v1 encodes:
- the LOC129794046 gene encoding 28S rRNA (cytosine-C(5))-methyltransferase, giving the protein MSFTHSIKVPTQYKVASKILQKYEEDGASMRSMIYGEKHARVRRLCGLITKILQQKPILDAVIESSKILEKEDRMNPYLCTILVAELLIGAGKLNGESKPVTTVLSYEKKLREKFKEALESFGEVPKPEQSKLPRYVRINTLKVKPREILEILSMEEGWRQLPAAEDYTKFLEAVQNLQDNEFIEDFHVPNLFAFPFTSRQYWATHRFVEDLSVVLQHKSSCLAPFLLAPPRKSHVLDMCSAPGLKTIQMAAMMKNKGVIYAAENHNARFKTLEDFAMNSGSTIIQPLNVDSLTIRDEDVPDIEYILLDPSCSGSGVIFQIQTRERTEYNEDRIGKLSRLQLKLLCHAMKTFPAVKRIVYSTCSMNVQENEMVVQQALKQFKNFKLKSPLEQLKGEWKSFGSLKKIGKKCIYAVPEVDATNGFFIAILERKDELPMDTTT; this is encoded by the exons ATGAGTTTCACTCATTCAATAAAAGTCCCAACACAGTACAAAGTTGCCAGCAAGATTTTGCAGAAATACGAAGAGGATGGAGCTTCCATGAGGAGCATGATTTATGGAGAAAAACATGCG CGAGTTAGACGTCTATGTGGGCTCATAACAAAGATCCTCCAGCAAAAACCCATCCTTGATGCTGTAATAGAAAGCAGCAAAATCCTCGAGAAGGAAGATCGGATGAATCCCTACCTCTGCACAATTCTCGTAGCTGAACTCCTCATTGGTGCTGGGAAGCTAAATGGAGAATCCAAGCCTGTTACAACGGTGCTGTCGTATGAGAAGAAATTACGAGAAAAGTTCAAGGAAGCTCTGGAATCCTTTGGAGAAGTTCCAAAGCCAGAACAAAGTAAATTACCACGCTATGTTCGGATAAATACGCTAAAAGTCAAACCTAGGGAGATTCTGGAAATCCTAAGCATGGAAGAGGGTTGGAGGCAACTACCAGCGGCTGAAGATTACACGAAATTCCTGGAAGCTGTGCAAAATCTGCAAGACAATGAATTCATTGAGGACTTTCATGTTCCCAATTTATTTGCCTTTCCGTTCACATCTCGACAGTATTGGGCTACGCATCGCTTCGTTGAGGACTTGAGTGTTGTCCTGCAGCACAAATCGTCGTGCCTAGCACCCTTCCTCCTCGCACCACCTCGTAAATCTCATGTATTGGACATGTGCTCAGCTCCGGGTCTCAAAACAATCCAAATGGCTGCAATGATGAAGAATAAGGGAGTGATCTATGCGGCTGAGAATCACAATGCACGCTTCAAAACTCTCGAGGACTTTGCCATGAATTCCGGAAGTACAATAATTCAACCCTTGAATGTTGATAGTTTGACAATTCGCGATGAAGATGTTCCGGATATTGAGTATATTCTCCTGGATCCTTCATGCTCAGGCAGTGGAGTAATCTTTCAGATACAGACAAGAGAACGAACAGAGTACAATGAGGATCGCATTGGAAAACTCTCTAGGCTTCAGCTGAAACTTCTCTGTCATGCCATGAAGACTTTTCCAGCAGTTAAACGAATTGTCTACTCAACGTGCTCAATGAATGTTCAGGAAAATGAAATG GTCGTTCAGCAGGCGCTGAAGcaattcaagaatttcaaaCTCAAGTCCCCTCTGGAACAGCTAAAGGGTGAGTGGAAGAGTTTTGGGTCGTTGAAGAAAATCGGCAAGAAGTGCATCTATGCTGTACCCGAAGTTGATGCtacaaatggattttttattgCCATCCTCGAGCGCAAGGACGAACTTCCAATGGACACCACAACgtag
- the LOC129794050 gene encoding biogenesis of lysosome-related organelles complex 1 subunit 2: MEECAGVTDSPKKGPTLSTSTSSFEALDPHDPNLSRLATKMFQKTGDFISSELTGPLEDYKLLENMNRATISKYSDMQQITENLSASTAELNVKLEELMPYLQQIDEIDATVTKIEVAAYKLDAYTQQLEAKFKSLTQKK, translated from the exons ATGGAGGAGTGCGCTGGTGTTACGGATTCCCCCAAAAAGGGACCCACACTCTCCACATCGACATCCAGTTTTGAAGCTCTGGATCCTCATGATCCAAATCTTTCGCGTCTCGCTACAAAAATGTTCCAGAAAACAGGAGATTTTATCTCAAGTGAACTCACAGGACCCCTGGAGGACTACAAACTTCTTGAGAACATGAATCGTGCCACAATTTCCAAGTATTCCGATATGCAGCAAATCACAGAAAATCTATCAGCATCAACGGCAGAATTGAATGTGAAGCTTGAGGAGCTG aTGCCCTATCTGCAACAAATTGACGAGATTGATGCCACAGTGACGAAGATTGAGGTTGCTGCCTACAAACTCGATGCCTACACGCAGCAATTGGAGGCAAAATTCAAGAGTTTAACACAAAAGAAGTAa
- the LOC129794051 gene encoding immediate early response 3-interacting protein 1: MFTLWNLIEASLLCLNAVCILHEERFLAKIGWGANANVQGFGEPPTVKTQLLNLIRSIRTVVKYPLIFINILAILFKLILG, translated from the exons ATGTTTACGCtgtggaatttaattgaagcCTCCCTGTTGTGTCTCAATGCTGTGTGCATCCTCCACGAAGAGAGATTCCTGGCCAAGA tcggATGGGGCGCTAATGCGAATGTTCAGGGATTTGGTGAGCCTCCCACAGTAAAGACTCAGCTCCTTAATCTCATTCGATCCATCAGAACAGTTGTCAAAT ATCCTTTGATATTCATCAATATACTGGCGATTTTGTTCAAATTAATACTCGGATGA
- the LOC129794049 gene encoding synaptic vesicle glycoprotein 2C-like: MESGIGISNNPSIDPTNESTITQFEFKENERISYEDALTKTTFGKFNYFAIFICGMSLAAALLESMGIGFVIPVAQCDLQLTHSDKGVLSAVAFIGIIVSSHLWGFLADTMGRRTILLPSLFGTFISTVFSSLGNNFWTFAVLRFLSGFFISGASTTVYSYLSEFHNPNARSRAIMAASSIFGLGGLLMPAIAWLVMSSSWSFGIPLIGITYKPWRLFLVVSGLPDLICAISFIFLPESPKYLLSQGRQEEAIAILQSVYHINTGKKKENLNISAFIEEQDDLESRDQLENNMQEGFSRIFRKIYNQTAPLFMGDFLKRTVIACILQFGILFTANGMYLFFPDILNRIAMHIEQSGGNYTATICDAVHETRIDIDDILESNDKGSCDMKLDISAFEHTLILEVLYALGFILIGFLINAVGKLAVLVSVFIICGLCGIAVVFTTIPLLSIYLYAILLLCGLAVPVVNASTVDLFPTHLRAMSVSISLMMGRIGSVFGSNLIASMIEYNCGATFLISGISLIFCGVLSFFIPKIRVKPDQRVREE, translated from the exons ATGGAATCAGGAAtaggaatttcaaataatccAAGCATAGATCCTACAAATGAATCAACAATAACTCAGTttgaatttaaggaaaatgaaagaatttcttacgAAGATGCCTTAACAAAGACAACATTCGGGAAATTCAActactttgcaatttttatttgtggtATGAGTTTAGCTGCTGCTTTACTCGAATCTATGGGCATTGGTTTTGTTATTCCAGTAGCTCAGTGTGATCTACAGCTTACGCATAGTGATAAAGGTGTTCTCAGTGCAGTTGCTTTCATTGGCATAATTGTTAGTTCACATCTTTGGGGATTCTTGGCTGATACCATGGGTCGACGGACTATACTGCTTCCATCACTTTTTGGTACCTTTATCTCAACTGTTTTCTCCAGTTTAGGCAATAACTTCTGGACATTTGCtgttttgagatttttatctGGATTTTT TATTTCCGGAGCTTCAACAACTGTTTATTCTTATTTGAGTGAATTCCATAATCCGAACGCACGATCGAGAGCCATAATGGCAGCTTCAAGTATCTTTGGCTTAGGTGGATTGTTAATGCCTGCAATTGCGTGGTTAGTAATGAGTTCTTCATGGAGCTTCGGTATTCCCCTAATTGGCATCACGTATAAACCCTGGCGCCTCTTTTTGGTTGTCTCCGGTCTTCCGGATCTCATTTGCGCCATTTCATTCATATTCCTACCTGAGAGTCCAAAATACCTTTTGTCCCAAGGTAGACAAGAGGAAGCTATTGCAATTCTCCAAAGCGTTTATCACATTAATACGggcaaaaagaaagagaatctCAACATAAGCGCCTTCATTGAAGAACAAGACGATCTTGAAAGCCGCGATCAGTTGGAAAATAATATGCAAGAAGGATTTTCGCGAATATTCAGGAAAATATACAATCAAACTGCACCTCTCTTCATGGGCGACTTCCTGAAGAGAACTGTTATTGCGTGCATTCTTCAATTTGGAATCCTTTTCACAGCCAATGGGATGTATTTATTCTTTCCGgatattttaaatagaattgcCATGCACATTGAACAATCCGGCGGGAACTACACGGCAACTATCTGTGATGCTGTCCATGAAACAAGGATCGATATTGACGATATCCTAGAATCTAACGATAAAGGG tCCTGTGACATGAAACTTGATATATCTGCCTTTGAGCATACCCTGATCCTGGAAGTACTTTACGCTCTTGGATTCATCCTAATTGGATTCTTAATCAATGCCGTAGGAAAACTTGCAGTCCTAG TTTCTGTTTTCATAATTTGCGGACTTTGTGGCATTGCCGTGGTATTCACCACCATTCCACTTCTCTCAATCTACCTCTATGCAATCCTACTGCTGTGTGGTTTAGCTGTTCCTGTGGTCAATGCTTCCACTGTTGATTTATTCCCAACGCATTTAAGGGCAATGTCCGTGAGTATTTCATTAATGATGGGACGAATTGGTAGTGTCTTTGGATCAAATCTTATTGCATCAATGATTGAATACAACTGTGGAGCtacttttctcatttctgGAATCTCTCTcattt TTTGTGGTGTCTTATCTTTCTTCATTCCGAAAATCCGAGTAAAACCAGATCAACGAGTTCGAGAAGAATGA